From Echinimonas agarilytica, one genomic window encodes:
- the brnQ gene encoding branched-chain amino acid transport system II carrier protein — protein sequence MKALKTSDTIGLGFMILAFFLGAGNWIFPPMAGYQAGEQVFPATFGFLITAVGLPLLGIIALAYARGGLSALGRYLPSGVSMLLALAIYLIMVPGFGIPRTALVSFELAVKPFSENPNSAVLLAVFSAVYFAAVFAIARNPGRLLDTVGKFIAPLMLLLVLVLGVDVLLSPLGEIVQGEGKFAESPVINGFLEGYMTMDLLAAMLFGVLLINALKSKGVSDRDEQFKALFIGGIIAAVGLALVYFILFYMGAISGSVAEGAANGGEIFARYMAASMGAPGQWILALVITLACLTTGVGGTCAFAEYLEERFEKVAYQPALAVIVVVCWAMANIGLDDLIQLYIPVLVAIYPIAISVVILNVLADKLPSPTLSFRLVVAVAAIFGLFDALSVAGVLASIPGHGLLSSIPLFDQGMGWLIPSVLALIVSALVSRSNTEQQTPSI from the coding sequence TTGAAAGCACTTAAAACCTCAGACACAATTGGCCTCGGCTTTATGATTTTGGCCTTTTTTCTGGGCGCGGGGAACTGGATTTTCCCACCCATGGCCGGATATCAGGCGGGTGAGCAAGTCTTTCCAGCAACGTTCGGATTTTTGATCACGGCTGTGGGTCTTCCTTTGTTGGGGATCATTGCGCTGGCTTATGCTCGGGGAGGGCTTTCTGCATTAGGGCGTTATTTGCCGAGTGGTGTGAGTATGTTGCTAGCTCTAGCCATCTACCTGATCATGGTACCAGGCTTTGGTATTCCACGTACCGCTCTTGTTTCGTTTGAGTTGGCGGTGAAACCCTTCTCTGAAAACCCTAATTCAGCTGTTTTGTTGGCGGTGTTTAGTGCGGTTTATTTTGCAGCCGTATTTGCCATTGCACGAAATCCCGGCCGATTATTAGATACGGTAGGTAAGTTTATCGCTCCCTTAATGCTGCTTTTGGTGTTGGTATTAGGTGTCGATGTATTGTTGTCGCCTCTTGGCGAAATTGTACAAGGAGAAGGCAAGTTTGCCGAGTCTCCTGTTATTAATGGCTTCCTTGAAGGCTATATGACGATGGATTTACTGGCGGCAATGCTATTCGGTGTATTGCTTATTAATGCCCTTAAATCTAAAGGCGTTTCTGATCGAGACGAACAATTTAAAGCGCTTTTCATCGGCGGGATTATCGCCGCAGTTGGGTTGGCGTTGGTTTACTTTATTTTGTTTTATATGGGTGCAATTAGTGGCTCGGTGGCTGAAGGCGCAGCCAATGGCGGCGAAATTTTTGCCCGCTACATGGCTGCATCCATGGGCGCACCGGGTCAGTGGATTTTAGCTTTGGTGATTACTCTTGCCTGCTTAACCACAGGCGTCGGGGGTACATGTGCGTTTGCTGAATACCTTGAAGAACGATTCGAAAAGGTCGCTTATCAGCCCGCACTGGCCGTTATTGTGGTGGTGTGCTGGGCAATGGCAAATATTGGTTTGGATGACTTAATCCAACTTTATATTCCAGTGTTGGTGGCGATTTACCCTATCGCAATCAGTGTTGTGATTTTGAATGTGCTTGCCGATAAACTGCCATCTCCGACGTTATCGTTTCGTTTAGTGGTGGCGGTGGCCGCTATATTTGGTTTATTCGATGCACTAAGCGTGGCCGGGGTTCTTGCCTCTATTCCGGGTCATGGGTTGTTGTCATCCATTCCGTTGTTTGATCAAGGCATGGGCTGGCTCATTCCGTCTGTACTGGCATTGATTGTGAGTGCGTTGGTATCGCGCTCCAACACAGAACAACAAACACCTTCAATTTAA
- a CDS encoding tRNA1(Val) (adenine(37)-N6)-methyltransferase, translating into MTGFRCKEFFVAHDRCGMKVGTDSLILGSWLNVHAVRTVLDMGAGSGILSMMVAQRALQAEIDAVEIDQDAAEQAQDNFLNTPWNNRLRSIHGDVTQWHPVKKYDLIVSNPPYFLAGQTLNCVKRQQARLDEQLPIDRLLDQAGALAHDHTRIALVLPMERLSDVESWAQLNQWSLHRVLHIQTRADKMVRRVAIELVHVEASLMYEQLCIMDENNQYTAEFKSLTKAFYLAF; encoded by the coding sequence ATGACAGGTTTTCGTTGTAAAGAATTTTTTGTGGCGCATGACCGCTGCGGGATGAAGGTTGGCACCGACAGTTTAATTTTGGGAAGCTGGCTGAATGTTCACGCGGTGCGGACTGTTTTAGATATGGGCGCGGGCAGCGGAATTTTGTCAATGATGGTCGCACAGCGAGCTTTACAGGCCGAAATTGATGCTGTTGAAATAGACCAAGATGCCGCCGAACAAGCGCAAGATAACTTTTTAAACACACCGTGGAATAACCGGTTGAGGTCGATTCATGGTGATGTGACACAGTGGCACCCGGTCAAAAAGTATGACTTGATAGTCAGTAACCCTCCTTATTTTTTGGCAGGGCAAACGCTGAACTGTGTCAAGCGTCAGCAAGCTCGGTTGGACGAACAGCTTCCCATCGACCGCTTGCTCGACCAAGCAGGCGCATTGGCACATGACCATACTCGCATAGCATTAGTGCTGCCAATGGAGCGACTGAGCGATGTTGAATCTTGGGCACAATTGAACCAATGGTCTTTGCACCGCGTGCTACATATTCAAACGCGCGCCGACAAAATGGTGCGTAGAGTTGCAATAGAGTTAGTTCATGTTGAGGCTTCGTTAATGTATGAGCAGCTATGTATCATGGATGAAAATAATCAGTATACCGCTGAATTCAAAAGCCTGACGAAGGCATTTTATCTTGCTTTTTAA
- the srmB gene encoding ATP-dependent RNA helicase SrmB → MHFAELELDKRLLSSLDEMEYTRPTTIQQQVVPAMMEGLDVLACAPTGTGKTAAYLLPALQHLLDFPRAKSGPPRVLIIVPTRELATQVLESARTLCKNNHLDCHALTGGVAHTEYSQMLRQNIDLLVATPGRLIEYLNQELINPREVELLVIDEADRTLEMGFGQDVEIIAAETRWRKHTALFSATLEGNLVEDFSTRLLNDPVSLRADYVPRREKNRLHQWVHLADDLNHKRQLLLHYLKDESVTKAIVFAKTRERLVELGDWLRSQGLLPIELRGSMDQDKRDNALQKFATQEKAILLASDVAARGIDISDISHVINYDMPRTADVYVHRIGRTARAGRKGTAISLVEAHDMPQLDRVERYTDETIDRRFVKTLRPKHKAARITPKVSKKDKLKKKKAAEKDEDVKLPKQRLRDKKNKGAPRWLKAKRAESGNNNDTPTEK, encoded by the coding sequence ATGCATTTCGCCGAATTAGAACTCGACAAACGACTCCTCTCCTCACTCGATGAGATGGAGTACACACGCCCAACTACAATCCAACAGCAGGTTGTGCCTGCCATGATGGAAGGGTTGGATGTATTGGCCTGCGCACCCACAGGTACAGGTAAAACCGCAGCCTATTTGCTACCTGCATTGCAGCACTTACTGGACTTTCCTCGTGCCAAATCAGGCCCGCCTCGTGTTTTAATCATTGTGCCCACTCGCGAGCTTGCAACTCAAGTACTGGAATCTGCCCGTACCTTGTGTAAAAACAATCACCTGGATTGTCATGCATTAACCGGCGGTGTGGCCCACACAGAATACTCGCAAATGCTGCGCCAGAACATCGATTTACTGGTCGCAACCCCAGGACGTTTGATTGAATACTTGAATCAAGAACTGATTAATCCACGAGAAGTGGAGCTTCTGGTCATTGATGAAGCGGATCGAACGTTGGAAATGGGTTTTGGTCAAGACGTTGAAATTATCGCGGCAGAAACTCGTTGGCGTAAGCATACCGCCCTATTCTCGGCGACATTAGAAGGCAACTTAGTTGAAGACTTCTCAACGCGTCTTCTAAATGATCCTGTATCTTTACGTGCCGACTACGTGCCGCGCCGCGAAAAGAACCGCCTGCATCAATGGGTACATCTTGCAGATGATTTAAACCACAAGCGCCAGCTCTTACTTCACTATTTGAAGGATGAGTCTGTCACCAAAGCCATCGTGTTTGCAAAAACGCGCGAACGCTTGGTTGAGCTAGGCGACTGGTTGCGCTCGCAAGGCCTGCTGCCCATTGAATTGCGCGGTAGCATGGACCAAGACAAACGCGATAATGCATTGCAGAAATTCGCAACCCAAGAAAAAGCCATTTTGTTGGCCTCCGATGTAGCAGCGCGCGGTATTGATATCAGTGACATTAGCCATGTGATCAATTACGACATGCCCCGTACCGCCGATGTTTACGTTCATCGTATTGGTCGAACCGCCCGAGCTGGTCGCAAGGGTACCGCTATTTCATTGGTCGAAGCGCATGACATGCCACAGTTAGATCGTGTAGAGCGCTACACCGATGAAACTATCGATCGTCGTTTTGTGAAAACCCTTCGCCCGAAACACAAAGCCGCGCGTATTACTCCAAAGGTGTCAAAGAAAGACAAATTGAAGAAGAAAAAGGCCGCAGAAAAAGACGAAGACGTGAAATTGCCGAAACAGCGATTGCGCGACAAAAAGAATAAAGGCGCGCCGCGTTGGCTGAAGGCTAAACGCGCCGAGTCGGGTAACAATAACGACACCCCCACTGAAAAATAA
- a CDS encoding MOSC domain-containing protein, protein MAVISALYIYPVKSLAGFSLSSATLSEHGLRWRNRIGDRQWMLVLPNGRFVTQRQWPQLARIKTELTNVGLVLHKQGMPSFHVSYDYDPQRTMQVTVWRDEVLAFDEGDAVAQWLGEATEKSNSGVRLVRFGDESERPVSAKHLWDDESSQVAFADGYPILVANTASLDQFNRHLRAHDLTPLNMNRFRANVILTDTTAWQENSISEISAHHNQYQLGLRKPCERCPMITVDQQHGSKPEDGRPLKSLIDFDCLGNGAGAYFGQNAIVTRGVGSLIEVGDDVRLG, encoded by the coding sequence ATGGCTGTCATTTCTGCATTGTACATTTATCCGGTCAAATCACTGGCCGGCTTCAGCCTCAGCAGTGCCACCCTGAGCGAGCATGGACTCCGCTGGCGCAATCGCATTGGTGATCGGCAATGGATGCTAGTACTTCCCAACGGACGATTCGTTACGCAACGCCAATGGCCGCAACTGGCTCGCATCAAAACAGAACTCACCAACGTCGGACTTGTATTGCATAAACAAGGCATGCCTTCCTTTCATGTGTCCTATGATTATGACCCCCAGCGAACCATGCAAGTGACAGTATGGCGAGATGAAGTCCTCGCATTTGATGAAGGCGACGCTGTGGCTCAATGGCTTGGCGAAGCCACTGAAAAATCAAATTCTGGCGTTCGGTTAGTGCGTTTTGGCGACGAGTCTGAACGCCCCGTCTCGGCCAAACATTTGTGGGATGACGAATCTAGCCAAGTGGCATTTGCAGACGGCTACCCAATATTGGTGGCCAACACTGCATCGCTCGATCAATTTAATCGTCACTTGCGCGCCCATGACCTCACGCCACTAAATATGAATCGCTTCCGAGCCAACGTGATTCTTACCGACACGACAGCATGGCAAGAAAACTCTATCTCTGAAATATCAGCGCATCATAATCAGTATCAACTTGGCCTGCGAAAACCCTGTGAACGTTGCCCGATGATCACTGTCGATCAGCAACATGGAAGTAAACCCGAAGACGGACGTCCGCTCAAGTCACTGATTGATTTTGATTGTCTTGGCAACGGAGCAGGCGCTTACTTTGGCCAAAATGCAATTGTCACTCGAGGCGTGGGAAGTTTAATTGAAGTGGGTGACGATGTGAGGCTTGGTTAA
- the yaaA gene encoding peroxide stress protein YaaA: protein MLAVVSPAKTLDFETPANTSSFSQSDLLSHSAELIERCRQLTPADIGGLMKISDKLAGLNAARFAEWQPNMTPENAKQAALAFKGDVYTGLDAQSLSEADFTYAQSHLRILSGLYGLLRPLDLMLAYRLEMGTKLDNTRGKNLYEFWGSIITDALNQALQEQGDDVLVNLASNEYFKAVKAKQIKGTLITPVFKDCKNGQYKIISFYAKKARGLMARYLIETKPSSVEQLKRFDTDGYYFSEEQSSSDTLVFLRDEMRA, encoded by the coding sequence ATGCTAGCTGTTGTATCTCCAGCGAAAACGTTGGATTTCGAAACCCCCGCCAACACCTCTTCTTTTTCTCAGTCCGATTTATTATCTCATTCGGCTGAACTGATTGAACGCTGTCGACAGCTCACCCCGGCAGATATTGGTGGGCTAATGAAAATTTCAGATAAACTTGCAGGCTTAAACGCTGCTCGCTTTGCTGAATGGCAACCCAATATGACACCTGAAAATGCCAAACAAGCCGCATTGGCATTTAAGGGAGATGTGTATACTGGGCTTGATGCACAAAGCCTTTCTGAGGCTGATTTTACCTATGCACAATCGCATTTGAGAATCCTCTCGGGCTTGTATGGCTTGCTACGGCCATTGGATTTAATGCTGGCTTATCGATTAGAGATGGGGACGAAGCTCGACAATACTCGCGGGAAAAACTTGTATGAATTTTGGGGCTCCATTATTACTGATGCGCTGAACCAAGCATTGCAGGAACAAGGTGATGATGTACTGGTTAATTTAGCGTCTAATGAATATTTTAAAGCGGTAAAAGCCAAACAGATTAAAGGAACCCTTATTACACCCGTGTTCAAGGACTGTAAAAATGGGCAATACAAAATCATCAGTTTTTACGCTAAAAAGGCGCGTGGTTTAATGGCGCGTTATCTGATTGAAACCAAGCCCTCTTCGGTTGAGCAACTCAAGCGATTTGACACTGACGGTTATTATTTCAGTGAAGAGCAGTCCAGCAGTGATACCTTGGTCTTTTTACGCGATGAGATGAGAGCCTAA
- a CDS encoding alanine/glycine:cation symporter family protein, translating into MFEQIIDMMNDFLWGSILIYLLLAVGIYFTVRLGFIQFRHFGHMFSVLKNSRKSDSSGISSFQALCTSLAARVGTGNLAGVAVALYLGGPGAIFWMWLIALIGMATSFAESSLAQLYKVKDDQGNFRGGPAYYMQFGLGKRWMGVAFAVCLIIAFGLVFNAVQANAIANAASVAFGWEPYQTGILIQLLTGLIIFGGIRSIARFAELVVPLMALLYLVIALSVVVMNITHLPDVFSLIFRSAFGWAEAASGGIGYTVAQAMMNGIKRGLFSNEAGMGSAPNAAATATPYPPHPASQGYVQMLGVFVDTIVICTCTASVILISGALEPNSGVSGIELTQLALTNEVGAFGKYFIAIAIFFFAFTSIVANYSYAETNLVFLEHEHPRGLQFFRCFVLAMVMFGAMAELPIVWKMADLSMAFMSVINLVAILLLSGVVIKLARDYNRQLDEGRLPTFDRSQYPELDEQIAKGVWQPKDVQK; encoded by the coding sequence ATGTTTGAACAGATAATCGATATGATGAATGACTTCCTTTGGGGAAGCATTTTGATTTACTTGTTACTTGCTGTTGGCATCTACTTTACGGTGCGACTGGGGTTTATTCAGTTCCGACATTTTGGGCATATGTTCTCGGTACTGAAGAATTCTAGAAAATCTGATAGCAGTGGTATTTCATCGTTCCAGGCCTTGTGCACTAGCTTGGCCGCTCGTGTTGGCACCGGAAATCTTGCAGGTGTTGCAGTAGCGCTTTATTTAGGTGGCCCGGGCGCTATTTTCTGGATGTGGCTGATTGCGCTTATTGGTATGGCGACTTCTTTTGCAGAGTCGAGTTTAGCGCAGCTTTACAAAGTAAAAGACGACCAAGGCAACTTCCGAGGTGGCCCTGCGTATTACATGCAATTTGGGCTTGGAAAGCGATGGATGGGCGTGGCATTCGCCGTATGTTTGATCATTGCATTTGGTCTTGTGTTTAATGCTGTTCAGGCAAATGCGATTGCAAATGCAGCCAGTGTCGCCTTTGGATGGGAACCCTATCAAACCGGAATTTTAATTCAGCTACTCACTGGGTTAATTATTTTTGGTGGTATTCGTTCTATTGCTCGATTTGCCGAATTAGTGGTGCCATTGATGGCGCTGCTCTACCTTGTGATCGCATTGTCTGTTGTCGTGATGAATATTACGCATCTGCCCGATGTGTTTAGCCTTATTTTCCGCAGTGCATTCGGCTGGGCTGAAGCGGCCTCTGGGGGCATTGGTTATACCGTTGCGCAAGCGATGATGAATGGTATAAAACGCGGATTGTTTTCCAACGAAGCAGGCATGGGAAGTGCGCCGAACGCGGCGGCGACTGCCACCCCGTATCCTCCGCACCCAGCATCTCAGGGGTATGTACAAATGCTCGGCGTGTTTGTGGATACCATTGTGATTTGTACGTGCACCGCATCGGTGATTTTGATCTCAGGCGCGCTTGAGCCGAACAGTGGTGTGTCGGGTATTGAGCTCACGCAGTTGGCTCTCACCAATGAAGTGGGGGCATTTGGTAAGTACTTTATTGCCATTGCGATTTTCTTCTTCGCCTTTACCTCAATTGTGGCCAATTATTCATATGCCGAGACCAATCTTGTGTTCTTAGAGCATGAGCATCCGCGCGGTCTCCAATTTTTCCGATGCTTTGTTCTTGCCATGGTGATGTTTGGTGCAATGGCAGAATTGCCGATTGTTTGGAAAATGGCCGATTTGTCGATGGCGTTCATGAGTGTGATTAACTTAGTGGCTATTTTATTGTTGTCGGGTGTGGTGATTAAGCTTGCTCGCGATTATAACCGGCAACTTGATGAAGGCCGGTTACCCACTTTTGATCGCAGCCAATACCCTGAGTTGGATGAACAAATTGCGAAAGGCGTTTGGCAGCCCAAAGACGTTCAAAAGTAA
- a CDS encoding META domain-containing protein, with protein MAFLASIALVGCVATSGGSTVSLTKQDLVHHHYNLESVNGELVTDLLGVNLNEQKRPDIEFQEGFRLAGIAGCNRFFGQGELSNGVLKMLPGGSTMMACQPELSKIEQTVLNVLNEGAQVTAFENKLTLKAQSGELVYVLADYMH; from the coding sequence ATGGCATTTTTAGCATCAATCGCTTTAGTCGGTTGTGTTGCCACTTCGGGCGGAAGCACGGTGAGTTTAACCAAACAAGATTTGGTGCATCACCACTACAACCTAGAATCTGTCAACGGTGAGCTGGTGACAGATTTACTGGGAGTCAATCTAAACGAACAGAAAAGACCTGACATTGAGTTTCAAGAAGGTTTTCGGTTAGCTGGAATTGCCGGATGTAATCGATTCTTTGGTCAGGGTGAGCTGTCAAATGGCGTGCTGAAAATGTTACCCGGTGGTTCAACAATGATGGCTTGCCAACCCGAACTTTCAAAAATTGAGCAAACAGTGCTGAACGTTTTAAATGAAGGGGCTCAAGTCACTGCATTTGAGAATAAACTTACGCTGAAAGCTCAAAGTGGTGAGTTAGTTTACGTCTTAGCAGATTATATGCATTAA
- a CDS encoding Dyp-type peroxidase: MQSGILQPLPKHGCYLSFDKLPEVTLKEALHCLQQSEIETQHVFGIGPALIPTIAETQIDLATFPAMSGSGVNVPSTQNDVWIWLRGDSPGELAIEAQFLASELSECFDLVHQTQAFLHDSGRDLTGYEDGTENPTGDDAMAAAIVAGQGQGLDGGSYVAVQQWVHDLARFSMHSQPEKDHMIGRRLSDNEELDDAPDSAHVKRTAQESFAPEAFMVRRSMAWAEGPDAGLMFVAFGHSHQAFEQQMVRMAGLEDGIVDALFNFTRPITGGYYWCPPLQGDGVDWSICLGDD, translated from the coding sequence ATGCAATCAGGAATTCTTCAACCGTTACCAAAGCACGGTTGCTATTTAAGTTTTGATAAATTACCCGAAGTGACCCTAAAAGAAGCACTGCACTGCTTGCAACAAAGTGAAATTGAAACGCAGCATGTTTTTGGAATTGGTCCTGCACTGATCCCCACGATCGCTGAAACCCAAATCGATTTAGCAACATTTCCAGCCATGAGTGGCTCGGGAGTGAATGTACCCTCCACTCAAAATGATGTGTGGATCTGGCTGCGTGGCGACTCCCCCGGAGAATTGGCAATTGAAGCCCAGTTCTTGGCGTCTGAACTGAGTGAATGTTTTGACCTTGTGCATCAAACACAAGCCTTCTTGCACGATAGTGGCCGCGATTTGACGGGCTACGAAGATGGTACTGAGAATCCAACGGGTGATGATGCAATGGCTGCGGCCATTGTTGCAGGACAAGGGCAAGGGTTGGATGGTGGCAGTTATGTTGCAGTGCAACAGTGGGTTCATGATCTTGCACGTTTCTCGATGCATTCCCAGCCGGAAAAAGACCACATGATTGGTCGAAGACTTTCTGACAATGAAGAATTAGACGATGCTCCCGACAGCGCTCATGTAAAACGCACAGCACAAGAAAGTTTTGCCCCTGAAGCCTTTATGGTGCGCAGATCGATGGCATGGGCAGAAGGGCCTGATGCAGGATTGATGTTTGTTGCCTTCGGTCATTCTCATCAGGCGTTTGAGCAGCAAATGGTGCGCATGGCAGGCCTTGAGGATGGCATCGTGGATGCGTTGTTCAACTTCACTCGGCCTATTACAGGTGGCTACTATTGGTGTCCGCCACTCCAGGGTGACGGCGTAGATTGGTCGATTTGTTTGGGCGACGATTGA
- the pgi gene encoding glucose-6-phosphate isomerase, with translation MLKSINPTQTPAWEALTQHSEAMKSTSIKALFDADAGRFSQYSTQFEDILFDYSKNLINDETLSHLLALAEQTELSQAIAAMFGGDKINATENRAVLHTALRNRSNTPVMVDGEDVMPKVNHELAKMKEFCEQVHSGRWKGYTGKAITDVVNIGIGGSDLGPVMVTESLKPYWDKGITPHFVSNVDGTHVVEILKNVNPETTLFLIASKTFTTQETMTNALSARDWFLVSAGDEAHVAKHFAALSTNTAAVEAFGIDSANMFEFWDWVGGRYSLWSAIGLSIALTIGFERYEELLQGAHDTDLHFKDTALENNVPVLMALIGLWYGNFFDADSEAILPYDQYMHRFAAYFQQGNMESNGKYVSRSGEAVNYQTGPIIWGEPGTNGQHAFYQLIHQGTKLIPCDFLAPAISYNPTGDHHPKLLANFFAQTEALAFGKTKEAVEAEFKAAGKTDAEVADLVAHKVFQGNRPTNSFLFKQMTPATLGRLIAMYEHKIFVQGVIWNIYSFDQWGVELGKQLASAILPELGDDADVSSHDSSTNGLINTYKSWR, from the coding sequence ATGCTCAAGTCCATCAATCCGACTCAAACCCCTGCGTGGGAAGCCCTCACTCAACACTCTGAGGCTATGAAGTCTACGTCGATCAAAGCTTTATTTGACGCGGATGCCGGTCGTTTCTCTCAATACTCGACTCAGTTTGAAGATATCTTATTTGATTATTCAAAAAATCTGATTAATGACGAGACATTGAGCCACTTGCTCGCACTTGCTGAGCAAACTGAACTGAGCCAAGCCATTGCTGCTATGTTCGGTGGCGATAAAATAAACGCCACTGAAAACCGTGCCGTACTCCACACTGCATTGCGTAATCGTAGCAACACCCCGGTGATGGTTGACGGTGAAGATGTGATGCCAAAAGTGAATCATGAACTTGCCAAAATGAAAGAGTTTTGTGAGCAAGTGCATAGTGGTCGCTGGAAAGGTTATACGGGTAAAGCCATTACTGATGTGGTGAATATTGGTATTGGTGGCTCTGATTTAGGACCTGTTATGGTGACTGAGTCTTTGAAGCCATACTGGGACAAAGGCATTACTCCGCACTTCGTTTCTAACGTAGACGGCACTCACGTTGTTGAGATTCTCAAAAATGTAAATCCAGAAACTACATTATTCTTGATTGCATCTAAAACATTTACCACGCAAGAAACCATGACCAACGCACTGAGTGCTCGAGATTGGTTCTTGGTGTCCGCGGGCGACGAAGCTCATGTTGCTAAGCACTTCGCAGCACTTTCAACCAACACCGCAGCGGTAGAAGCATTCGGTATCGACTCAGCTAATATGTTTGAGTTTTGGGACTGGGTTGGGGGTCGTTACAGCTTGTGGAGTGCAATTGGCTTATCCATTGCATTGACCATCGGCTTTGAGCGCTATGAAGAACTGTTGCAAGGGGCTCACGACACCGATTTGCATTTCAAAGACACTGCACTGGAAAATAATGTACCGGTACTGATGGCACTTATTGGTCTTTGGTATGGTAATTTCTTTGATGCCGACTCAGAAGCGATTTTACCGTACGACCAATACATGCACCGTTTTGCGGCTTACTTCCAGCAGGGCAACATGGAAAGTAATGGCAAGTACGTATCGCGCAGCGGCGAGGCTGTAAATTATCAAACTGGCCCAATCATTTGGGGTGAGCCTGGTACCAACGGTCAACATGCGTTCTACCAATTGATTCACCAAGGCACGAAGTTGATCCCATGTGACTTCTTGGCGCCTGCTATTAGCTACAACCCAACGGGCGATCATCATCCTAAATTATTAGCCAACTTCTTTGCACAAACTGAAGCTCTTGCGTTTGGCAAAACCAAAGAAGCCGTTGAAGCTGAATTCAAAGCGGCGGGTAAAACCGATGCAGAAGTGGCAGATCTAGTGGCGCATAAAGTATTCCAAGGTAACCGCCCAACAAACTCATTCTTATTCAAGCAAATGACCCCTGCAACGCTGGGTCGTTTGATTGCAATGTATGAGCACAAAATCTTTGTACAAGGCGTGATTTGGAACATTTATAGTTTCGATCAGTGGGGCGTGGAATTGGGCAAGCAGTTGGCCAGTGCTATTCTTCCAGAGCTTGGTGATGATGCAGACGTTAGCAGTCACGATAGTTCCACCAATGGTTTGATTAATACTTACAAATCTTGGCGTTAA
- a CDS encoding DUF3545 family protein: MERLEFGYSDSSYDKSNERNSRSKRKWREIESIKEKYRLQKELDEFDFSFSDGLDER, from the coding sequence ATGGAAAGACTGGAATTTGGTTATTCAGATAGTTCATACGACAAATCTAATGAACGCAACTCTCGCTCCAAACGAAAGTGGCGAGAAATAGAGTCCATCAAAGAAAAATATCGATTACAAAAAGAATTAGATGAATTCGACTTCTCATTTAGTGATGGTTTAGACGAACGTTGA